One window from the genome of Methylomarinovum caldicuralii encodes:
- a CDS encoding Rne/Rng family ribonuclease, giving the protein MKRMLINATQPEELRVALVEGQKLYDFDIEVPSREQKKSNIYKGIITRIEPSLEAAFVNYGAERHGFLPFKEIAPTYFSQPLGPQQSRSDIKDLIREGHEVVVQIEKEERGTKGAALTTYIALAGSYLVLMPNNPRAGGISRRIEGEARGDLKEILASLDIPEGMGLIVRTAAGGKSAEELQWDLNYLLQLWEAIERSATQRKAPFLIFQESNVIIRALRDHLRADIDEILIDNPATYRMVRNFLQQVMPHFINKAKLYEDSVPLFSRFQIESQIELAYRREVPLPSGGAIVIDHTEALTTIDINSARATKGGDIEETAFNTNLEAAEEIARQLRLRDLGGLFVIDFIDMTSMRHQRAVEAKLREAVKSDRARIQIGRISRFGLLEMSRQRLRPSLGESSLVPCPRCQGQGTIRSTESLALSVLRIIEEEALKPQTGKIVVQLPVEPATYLLNEKREVLGQIEKRHQVGIVIVPARHLETPAYEIQRIKASEGEEETVSYERIAEEERKLPEYATAEGRRAEEPAVKDFLPSTPAPIRSKTSSAELIKRFWQKLVGGARSAEPQERPSEPAEPQTAETAETQRPRRPRRRRGTANRSATPATPTPVETTAAENPPAEEEPTPAPSRRRSNRRGGGRRRRGRRASGTPQTAKPQQLEGGDTAAETTEQPEQGTASQPVSADHLLPAPAPDSGKAEKPEKPVTKTEERNDSDEAN; this is encoded by the coding sequence ATGAAAAGAATGCTCATCAACGCCACGCAGCCGGAAGAGCTGCGGGTCGCCCTGGTGGAAGGGCAGAAACTTTACGACTTTGACATCGAGGTTCCCTCCCGCGAACAGAAAAAATCCAACATCTACAAGGGCATCATCACCCGCATCGAACCCAGCCTGGAAGCCGCCTTCGTCAACTACGGCGCCGAGCGCCACGGCTTTCTGCCGTTCAAGGAGATCGCCCCGACCTATTTCTCCCAGCCCCTCGGACCCCAGCAGAGCCGCTCCGACATCAAGGACCTGATCCGGGAGGGCCACGAGGTCGTGGTCCAGATCGAGAAGGAAGAGCGCGGCACCAAAGGTGCGGCCCTGACCACCTACATCGCCCTGGCCGGCAGCTATCTGGTGCTGATGCCCAACAATCCCCGCGCCGGCGGCATCTCCCGCCGCATCGAGGGCGAGGCCCGGGGCGATCTGAAGGAAATCCTCGCTTCCCTGGACATTCCGGAGGGCATGGGACTGATCGTCCGCACCGCCGCCGGCGGCAAAAGCGCTGAGGAACTGCAGTGGGACCTCAACTACCTGCTGCAGTTGTGGGAGGCCATCGAACGCTCCGCCACCCAGCGCAAGGCCCCGTTTCTGATCTTCCAGGAAAGCAACGTCATCATCCGCGCCCTGCGCGACCACCTGCGCGCCGACATCGACGAGATCCTCATCGACAACCCGGCCACCTACCGCATGGTGCGCAACTTCCTCCAGCAGGTGATGCCGCATTTCATCAACAAGGCCAAGCTGTACGAGGATTCCGTTCCCCTGTTCAGCCGTTTCCAGATCGAAAGCCAGATAGAGCTGGCCTACCGGCGCGAGGTGCCATTACCGTCCGGCGGGGCCATCGTCATCGACCACACCGAGGCCCTGACCACCATCGACATCAACTCGGCCCGGGCCACCAAGGGCGGCGACATTGAGGAAACCGCCTTCAACACCAATCTGGAGGCAGCCGAGGAAATTGCCCGCCAACTGCGGTTGCGCGACCTGGGGGGGTTGTTCGTCATCGACTTCATCGACATGACCTCCATGCGCCACCAGCGGGCGGTGGAAGCCAAACTGCGCGAGGCGGTCAAGAGCGACCGGGCCCGGATCCAGATCGGCCGCATCTCCCGCTTCGGCCTGCTGGAAATGTCCCGCCAGCGCCTGCGTCCCTCCCTGGGTGAATCCAGCCTGGTGCCCTGTCCCCGCTGCCAGGGCCAGGGCACCATCCGCAGCACCGAATCCCTGGCGCTGTCGGTTCTGCGCATCATCGAGGAGGAGGCGCTCAAGCCTCAGACCGGCAAGATCGTGGTGCAACTGCCCGTCGAGCCGGCCACCTACCTGCTCAACGAGAAACGCGAAGTGCTCGGGCAGATCGAAAAACGCCACCAGGTCGGCATCGTCATCGTCCCGGCGCGCCACCTGGAGACCCCCGCCTACGAGATCCAGCGCATCAAGGCCAGCGAGGGAGAAGAGGAAACCGTCAGTTACGAACGCATCGCGGAGGAAGAACGGAAACTGCCGGAATACGCCACCGCCGAGGGCCGCAGGGCAGAGGAACCGGCGGTCAAGGATTTCCTCCCCTCGACGCCGGCACCGATCCGCAGCAAGACCTCCTCCGCCGAGCTCATCAAACGCTTCTGGCAAAAGCTGGTCGGCGGCGCCCGCAGCGCAGAACCGCAGGAGCGCCCCTCTGAACCTGCCGAACCCCAGACTGCCGAAACCGCAGAAACCCAGCGGCCGCGCCGCCCGCGGCGGCGCCGCGGCACCGCAAACCGCAGCGCCACACCGGCAACCCCGACGCCGGTGGAAACCACGGCAGCGGAAAATCCGCCTGCGGAAGAAGAACCCACCCCGGCGCCGTCACGCCGCCGCAGCAACCGCCGCGGCGGCGGCCGGCGGCGTCGGGGACGCCGCGCCAGCGGTACCCCCCAAACCGCCAAACCCCAACAGCTGGAGGGCGGTGACACAGCGGCGGAAACAACCGAACAACCGGAACAGGGCACGGCATCCCAGCCAGTATCGGCCGATCACCTTCTGCCTGCGCCGGCCCCGGATTCCGGGAAGGCGGAAAAGCCGGAGAAACCGGTTACCAAAACGGAAGAACGGAACGACAGCGACGAGGCGAACTGA
- the rluC gene encoding 23S rRNA pseudouridine(955/2504/2580) synthase RluC, with the protein MKGQVSDSARKIPPRQIEIDADEAGQRIDNFLFARLKGVPKSRIYRMLRTGEVRVNRGRVKAPYRLQAGDMVRLPPVQVAAAGPPAPPGNRPRRLETRIVYEDEDLLVLDKPAGMAVHGGSGLAGGVIEALRAVRPQARFLELVHRLDRDTSGCLLIAKRRSVLRALHAQLRSGRVEKRYLALLEGEWRGRFQRVDVPLRKFVLQGGERLVKAAEDGKPSQTLFRRLEAFPQATLVEAELLTGRTHQIRVHAAWLGHPLAGDERYGDKAANRRWRRLGLKRLFLHAWQVAFRHPRRDVMIRLEAPLDGELEALLDHLRQP; encoded by the coding sequence ATGAAAGGACAAGTTTCTGATTCGGCGCGGAAAATACCGCCGCGCCAGATCGAGATCGACGCCGACGAAGCCGGTCAGCGCATCGACAATTTCCTCTTCGCCCGTCTCAAGGGAGTGCCCAAGAGCCGCATCTACCGGATGCTGCGTACCGGCGAGGTGCGGGTCAACAGGGGGCGGGTCAAGGCCCCTTACCGCCTGCAGGCCGGGGACATGGTCCGGCTGCCGCCGGTCCAGGTCGCCGCGGCCGGTCCCCCGGCGCCGCCGGGGAACCGGCCGCGGCGACTGGAAACGCGGATCGTGTACGAAGACGAAGACCTGCTGGTGCTCGACAAGCCGGCGGGGATGGCGGTCCACGGCGGCAGCGGATTAGCGGGCGGGGTGATCGAGGCGCTGCGGGCGGTCCGCCCCCAGGCCCGCTTCCTGGAACTGGTGCACCGCCTCGACCGCGACACCTCCGGCTGTCTGCTGATCGCCAAACGCCGTTCCGTGCTGCGGGCGTTGCACGCGCAATTGCGTTCCGGCCGGGTGGAAAAGCGCTATCTGGCCCTCCTGGAAGGTGAGTGGCGCGGTCGATTCCAGCGGGTGGACGTGCCGCTGCGCAAATTCGTGCTGCAGGGCGGAGAGCGACTGGTGAAGGCGGCCGAAGACGGCAAGCCGTCGCAGACGCTGTTCCGCCGCCTTGAGGCTTTTCCCCAGGCCACCCTGGTGGAGGCCGAACTGCTGACCGGCCGCACCCATCAGATCCGGGTCCACGCCGCCTGGCTGGGACACCCCCTCGCCGGGGACGAGCGCTACGGTGACAAGGCGGCCAACCGCCGCTGGCGCCGCCTGGGCCTCAAGCGCTTGTTTCTGCACGCCTGGCAGGTGGCGTTCCGTCATCCACGCCGGGACGTTATGATACGTCTCGAAGCCCCGCTGGACGGGGAACTGGAGGCTCTTCTCGATCATTTAAGGCAGCCATGA
- a CDS encoding histidine kinase, which translates to MIPLYARDALLPRIRQVSAEARPCADGDPCTGLYAVFSSDQPQHFLGVVSAKQVAERPHRIFADLMSRRFPCVVAADTPLEAILDCMDMTEHWYFPVLDDLGGFLGVVTRARILEVLLRSHNSLLAQNRSLMRQMFAVQEQERRYLARELHDEMGQYLSALQTDLGCLRQLGRGQQRLERQIEVITEELVHLQQTVRRIMQRLRPEPLDQLGLEATLRELVTEYQNRHPDVNLTLEIAGDLQNLPDEYAITLYRVVQEGLTNVIRHAGAHSVRVCLCRRQRCSHPVCQAYFAASGWKREQVHLLLCDDGCGFRQPQGGGLGILGMQERVEVLGGRFRIRGRPGGGTHVVVELPLPEGE; encoded by the coding sequence ATGATACCGTTGTACGCCCGTGACGCCCTGCTGCCCCGCATCCGTCAGGTCAGTGCGGAAGCGCGCCCCTGTGCCGATGGCGATCCGTGCACCGGTCTCTACGCGGTGTTCAGCTCTGATCAGCCGCAACATTTCTTGGGAGTGGTCAGCGCCAAGCAGGTCGCCGAGCGGCCTCATCGTATCTTCGCCGACCTGATGTCCCGACGCTTTCCCTGCGTCGTGGCCGCCGATACACCCCTGGAGGCAATCCTGGATTGCATGGATATGACAGAACACTGGTATTTTCCGGTGTTGGACGATTTGGGCGGCTTTCTCGGCGTGGTCACCCGAGCCAGGATTCTCGAGGTGTTGCTGCGTTCCCATAATAGTCTATTGGCGCAGAACCGTTCTCTTATGCGGCAGATGTTCGCCGTTCAGGAGCAGGAACGCCGTTATCTGGCCCGTGAGCTTCACGACGAAATGGGACAGTACCTGTCCGCATTGCAGACGGATCTGGGCTGCCTGCGGCAGTTGGGGCGGGGGCAACAGCGGTTGGAACGTCAGATCGAAGTCATTACGGAAGAACTGGTCCATTTGCAACAAACGGTGCGGCGAATCATGCAGCGCCTTCGTCCCGAGCCGCTGGATCAATTGGGGTTGGAAGCTACTTTGCGGGAGCTGGTGACGGAGTATCAGAACCGCCATCCTGATGTGAATTTAACGCTGGAGATTGCCGGCGATCTCCAGAATCTGCCGGACGAGTACGCCATCACCCTCTACCGGGTGGTGCAGGAGGGACTCACCAATGTCATCCGTCATGCAGGGGCGCATTCGGTACGGGTGTGTCTGTGCCGGCGCCAGCGCTGTTCCCATCCCGTCTGTCAGGCATACTTTGCCGCCTCGGGCTGGAAGCGGGAACAGGTTCACCTGCTGCTTTGTGACGATGGTTGTGGATTTCGGCAGCCACAGGGCGGTGGGTTGGGGATTTTGGGAATGCAGGAACGGGTGGAAGTGCTGGGCGGCCGTTTCCGCATCCGCGGCCGTCCGGGGGGAGGAACCCATGTCGTCGTCGAACTGCCGTTGCCGGAGGGAGAATGA
- a CDS encoding response regulator — protein MKPVRILLVDDHPVVRSGLRRYLEMHPDLVLVGEANQGKSGYHAFVSLQPDVTLLDIALPDVSGLEILRRICQRDPQARILLLSMYENSLLMERALQNGACGYLSKRHGPEFLVTAIRRIAAGETVLDPELEHPRVREHCAALSLLTQREFEVFRQLAEGRSVKEIAQRLHLSEKTVGVHRTRIFKKLKLENVAQLTLLAVRCQVIVP, from the coding sequence ATGAAGCCGGTTCGCATTCTGCTCGTGGACGATCATCCGGTGGTACGCAGCGGTTTGCGGCGTTATCTGGAGATGCACCCCGATCTGGTGCTGGTGGGAGAGGCGAATCAGGGGAAGAGTGGCTATCACGCGTTCGTATCTTTGCAACCGGATGTCACGCTTCTCGATATCGCCTTGCCGGATGTCAGTGGTTTGGAAATCCTGCGGCGCATCTGCCAACGCGATCCCCAGGCCCGGATATTGCTGCTGAGCATGTATGAGAATTCGTTGCTGATGGAACGCGCCCTGCAGAACGGGGCCTGTGGTTATCTCAGCAAACGTCACGGTCCTGAGTTTCTGGTGACGGCGATCCGCCGGATCGCTGCCGGGGAGACAGTCCTCGATCCCGAGTTGGAACACCCGCGCGTCCGGGAGCATTGTGCTGCATTGAGTCTCCTGACTCAAAGGGAGTTCGAGGTGTTCCGCCAGCTGGCGGAGGGACGATCGGTGAAAGAGATCGCCCAGCGTCTGCATCTGAGCGAGAAGACGGTCGGCGTCCACCGGACCCGGATTTTCAAGAAGCTCAAATTGGAAAACGTCGCTCAGCTGACCCTGCTGGCAGTCCGTTGTCAGGTGATCGTTCCCTGA
- a CDS encoding methyl-accepting chemotaxis protein gives MRVNLPVTGREVALPEKDLVSATDLKGRITYANAAFVEVSGFEKEELLGKAHNIVRHPDMPPAAFKQMWDHLKAGRPWMGIVKNRCKNGDHYWVDAFVAPVVENGQLVGYESVRTHPKPEWRERAERLYTLMQAGRFRNRRRLALADRLTLAVAAALLPVSAALQWGSPVWGWSALVGSILTVHLLCRRLLDPLVRVVEWSRRFSDDPVANLVYAGRADEAGQLQTALLSLEARLRTLQSRFEDMAEAVADRAGRNHRVAEETTQVLDKQQEDTEALARAIEELNQTIHSIAASATQTSDSADDASAAARDGMQTSQDTAQEITALADSVAQAAEVIQTVKKEGDDIGMVVGVIRDIADQTNLLALNAAIEAARAGEQGRGFAVVAEEVRKLASSTQESTHRIQQLVENLQQGIQEAVEVMESGCERARGSVTRAESAGDRLSQVADRIDLIKTMSLEVAGAVEQQSCVTDEIRHSVERISTTADRVARDSGMAAAAANELLQLASGLRDLARRFAA, from the coding sequence ATGCGCGTCAATTTGCCTGTAACCGGCCGGGAAGTGGCTCTTCCGGAGAAAGATTTGGTGTCCGCCACCGACCTCAAGGGCCGGATCACCTATGCCAACGCCGCCTTTGTCGAAGTTTCCGGTTTCGAAAAGGAGGAGCTGCTCGGCAAGGCGCACAATATCGTGCGCCATCCCGACATGCCGCCAGCCGCTTTCAAGCAAATGTGGGATCATCTCAAGGCAGGGCGTCCCTGGATGGGTATCGTCAAGAACCGCTGTAAGAACGGGGATCATTACTGGGTGGACGCTTTCGTCGCCCCGGTGGTGGAGAATGGCCAGCTGGTTGGTTACGAGTCGGTACGTACCCATCCCAAGCCGGAATGGCGCGAGCGGGCCGAGCGTCTGTATACGCTCATGCAGGCAGGGCGTTTCCGCAACCGCCGGCGTCTGGCGCTGGCCGATCGATTGACTTTGGCTGTCGCCGCCGCTTTGCTGCCGGTCAGTGCAGCTTTGCAGTGGGGCAGCCCCGTCTGGGGCTGGAGTGCGTTGGTGGGATCGATCTTGACGGTACACCTGCTGTGTCGGCGCCTGCTTGATCCCTTGGTTCGGGTAGTGGAGTGGTCCCGCCGCTTCAGTGATGATCCGGTCGCCAATCTGGTTTATGCCGGACGGGCGGATGAAGCCGGCCAATTACAGACCGCCTTGCTGTCACTCGAAGCCAGACTCCGGACGCTGCAAAGCCGTTTCGAGGACATGGCGGAAGCGGTGGCGGACCGCGCAGGCCGGAACCATCGGGTGGCAGAGGAAACCACACAGGTCCTGGACAAACAGCAGGAAGACACGGAAGCACTGGCCCGGGCGATCGAGGAACTCAACCAGACGATTCATAGTATCGCCGCCAGTGCCACCCAGACGTCCGATTCGGCAGATGACGCCAGTGCAGCCGCACGTGACGGAATGCAGACCAGTCAGGATACCGCCCAGGAGATTACCGCCCTGGCAGACAGTGTGGCGCAGGCGGCGGAGGTGATTCAGACGGTCAAGAAGGAGGGGGATGATATCGGCATGGTCGTGGGAGTCATCCGCGACATTGCCGACCAGACCAATCTACTGGCGCTCAATGCCGCAATCGAAGCGGCGCGGGCTGGGGAACAGGGGCGCGGGTTTGCCGTGGTGGCTGAGGAGGTGCGCAAGTTAGCTTCTAGCACCCAGGAATCCACTCACCGAATTCAGCAATTGGTGGAGAACCTCCAGCAAGGCATTCAGGAAGCCGTCGAGGTCATGGAATCCGGTTGCGAACGGGCCCGCGGCAGTGTTACCCGGGCAGAAAGTGCCGGTGACCGTTTGAGCCAGGTGGCTGACCGTATCGATCTCATCAAGACCATGAGCTTGGAAGTGGCCGGAGCTGTGGAGCAGCAATCCTGTGTGACCGACGAGATCCGCCACAGTGTCGAGCGCATCAGTACGACCGCCGACCGGGTGGCCCGGGATTCGGGCATGGCAGCCGCTGCCGCCAATGAACTGCTGCAGCTGGCCAGTGGATTGCGCGATCTCGCCCGTCGCTTCGCCGCCTGA
- a CDS encoding EAL domain-containing protein, translating to MSDRVVRVAPDERPSLDELSGQTVFAVFEQASGCEIFLGLVTAAQVSARPGRIFADLLLQPPPPPLSADAPLEEGWRRLQKEQGGALAVIDSDGRFVGAVTPFSLLGAALRETRRLQAGIERQSARFRQRLDRLAEHTARLRRLREESKQLLSQAAETGLEQQLLQSALEHLVSLVGARYGALILLDADGKISDFLYTGIDPETAAAIGRLPTGKGLLGDFLLEKGVIRLTDMERHPRAAGFPPGHPPMHSLLAALIRCDGKVQGRVYLCDREDGEPFDCGDQRLVEEFADIMGMAVFLLRQRLLSHQQAVELKVATRVFENSAEGILVTDADKRIILVNRALITITGYSREELIGQTPRIFSSGHHGEDFYRQMWQSINATGQWQGEIWNRRKNGSVYPEWLRITAISDAEGEVTHYVAVFSDLSEYAVRRQGMERLIHYDHLTELPNRLMFRTELRQAIRRCHFNGRQMALLMLDLDRFKVINDTLGHQVGDRLLQQVSRRLQHCLRKREAPRMGDTVARLSGDEFTIILNDLEMPEDAITVAEKILARFRRPFVLGEIERSVTVSIGMVLYPAQAETLDELISRADMAMYHAKQAGRNRFCLYDPALHEGIQRRQMLENYLYNALERRQFEIHYQPQVSLRDGRIVGLEALLRWRHPEHGLINPAEFIPLLEETGLIEPVGVWVLQQVGRDYRQCLGALGETDFPVAVNVSARQLAPSLIGQVAAVLKDNALEPHCLKLELTESAAMDDPARTLSLFDSLQELGVGVCIDDFGTGYSSLAYLARLPIAALKIDRSFIGNMMTHTEDREVVSAIVALAHNLGIQVIAEGVETPSQWRALREMGCDVAQGYLCSRPVPLAQLADIDRTVWEV from the coding sequence TTGAGTGATCGGGTCGTGCGGGTCGCTCCTGACGAGCGGCCGTCTCTGGATGAACTTTCTGGACAGACGGTGTTTGCGGTTTTCGAGCAGGCGAGCGGTTGCGAAATTTTCCTGGGGTTGGTGACGGCGGCGCAGGTGAGCGCTCGTCCCGGGCGAATCTTCGCTGACCTGTTATTGCAGCCTCCACCGCCACCGCTGTCGGCGGATGCCCCGCTTGAAGAGGGTTGGCGCCGTCTGCAAAAGGAACAGGGCGGTGCCTTGGCGGTGATCGATAGCGATGGTCGTTTCGTCGGTGCGGTGACGCCATTTAGTTTGTTGGGTGCGGCATTGCGCGAAACACGGCGGCTGCAGGCGGGGATCGAGCGTCAAAGTGCGCGTTTTCGCCAGCGTCTGGACCGGTTGGCGGAGCATACCGCCCGCTTGCGGCGGTTGCGGGAGGAATCAAAACAACTGCTGAGCCAGGCGGCCGAAACCGGATTGGAGCAGCAGCTATTGCAGTCCGCCCTGGAACACCTGGTGTCCCTGGTTGGCGCCCGTTACGGTGCCTTGATTCTGTTAGATGCTGACGGGAAGATCAGCGACTTCCTCTATACCGGAATCGATCCTGAGACCGCCGCGGCCATCGGGCGCCTGCCTACCGGAAAGGGGTTGTTGGGGGATTTCCTGCTGGAAAAAGGGGTCATCCGGTTGACGGATATGGAACGGCATCCACGGGCGGCAGGGTTCCCGCCCGGCCATCCACCGATGCATTCCTTGCTCGCGGCGTTAATCCGGTGTGATGGCAAAGTCCAAGGGCGGGTATACCTGTGTGACCGCGAAGACGGCGAACCCTTCGACTGCGGCGACCAGCGGCTGGTGGAGGAATTCGCCGACATCATGGGCATGGCGGTGTTCCTCCTCCGTCAGCGCCTGCTCAGTCACCAACAGGCGGTGGAATTGAAAGTGGCCACCCGGGTCTTCGAGAACAGTGCCGAGGGTATCCTGGTGACCGATGCGGACAAACGGATCATTCTGGTCAATCGGGCGCTGATTACGATCACCGGTTACAGCCGCGAGGAACTGATCGGCCAAACACCGCGCATTTTCAGCTCCGGCCATCACGGTGAGGATTTCTATCGCCAAATGTGGCAGAGCATCAATGCAACCGGCCAGTGGCAGGGGGAAATCTGGAACCGGCGCAAGAACGGCTCCGTTTATCCGGAATGGCTGCGGATCACCGCGATTTCCGATGCGGAAGGCGAGGTGACCCATTACGTGGCGGTCTTTTCCGATCTGTCGGAGTACGCAGTGCGACGCCAGGGAATGGAGCGCCTGATCCATTACGATCATCTGACCGAACTGCCCAACCGCCTCATGTTCCGTACCGAATTGAGGCAGGCGATACGGCGTTGCCACTTCAACGGCAGGCAAATGGCTTTGCTGATGCTGGATCTGGACCGTTTCAAAGTCATCAACGACACCCTGGGACATCAGGTGGGCGACCGCCTGTTGCAGCAGGTGTCGCGGCGGTTGCAGCATTGTTTGCGAAAGCGTGAGGCGCCACGTATGGGAGATACCGTAGCCCGTCTCTCCGGTGACGAATTCACCATCATTCTCAATGATCTGGAAATGCCGGAGGATGCCATCACCGTCGCCGAAAAGATCCTGGCGCGTTTCCGCCGGCCTTTCGTCCTCGGAGAAATCGAACGCTCGGTCACCGTCAGCATCGGAATGGTACTTTATCCCGCCCAGGCCGAAACCCTTGACGAGCTCATCAGCCGTGCGGACATGGCCATGTATCATGCCAAACAGGCAGGACGCAATCGTTTCTGTCTCTATGATCCGGCTTTGCACGAGGGCATACAACGGCGGCAAATGCTGGAAAATTATCTTTACAACGCCCTCGAACGGCGGCAGTTCGAGATTCATTACCAGCCTCAGGTTTCCCTGCGGGACGGCCGTATCGTGGGGCTGGAGGCGTTGCTGCGTTGGCGTCATCCGGAGCATGGGCTGATCAACCCGGCGGAGTTCATTCCTCTGCTGGAGGAAACCGGTCTGATCGAACCGGTTGGCGTTTGGGTGTTGCAGCAGGTGGGCCGGGACTATCGGCAGTGTCTTGGGGCGCTGGGGGAAACGGATTTTCCGGTTGCGGTCAACGTTTCCGCCCGTCAGCTGGCGCCATCCCTGATCGGACAAGTGGCGGCGGTGCTGAAGGACAACGCTCTGGAACCGCATTGCCTCAAGCTGGAACTGACCGAATCGGCAGCCATGGATGATCCAGCCAGGACGCTGTCTCTGTTCGATTCCTTGCAGGAATTGGGCGTGGGCGTCTGCATCGACGATTTCGGCACCGGCTACTCGTCGTTGGCCTATCTGGCCCGGCTGCCGATTGCAGCTTTGAAGATCGACCGTTCCTTCATCGGCAACATGATGACGCATACCGAGGACCGTGAGGTGGTCAGCGCCATTGTCGCCCTGGCCCACAACCTCGGAATCCAGGTCATCGCTGAAGGCGTAGAGACACCGAGCCAGTGGCGCGCCCTCCGGGAAATGGGGTGTGATGTGGCGCAGGGATATCTTTGCAGCCGTCCGGTTCCTTTGGCGCAATTGGCCGATATCGACCGGACCGTATGGGAGGTCTGA